A genome region from Coturnix japonica isolate 7356 chromosome 13, Coturnix japonica 2.1, whole genome shotgun sequence includes the following:
- the HBEGF gene encoding proheparin-binding EGF-like growth factor yields MDGRAVLIHALLAAVCSAAVGGFGRDGPHGEALHNEVLLHEGAGAASVPATAPLLGTIAEKEGGGAASGDALSDLPRVAFLSKPQGPVTPKKKGNGNKRRKGKGLGKKRDPCLRKYKDFCIHGECKYIRELGAPSCICQPGYHGERCHGLLLPVEHPLSTYDHTTALAVVAVVLSSLCLIIITALLMFRCHKRGVYDVENEEKIKLGITVNH; encoded by the exons ATGGATGGGCGGGCGGTGCTGATCCACGCGCTGCTGGCGGCAG TGTGTTCGGCGGCAGTCGGAGGGTTCGGCCGCGACGGTCCGCACGGCGAAGCGCTACACAACGAGGTGCTGCTCCATGAGGGCGCCGGAGCGGCGTCGGTCCCGGCCACGGCCCCGCTGCTGGGGACTATCGCGGAGAAGGAGGGCGGCGGAGCGGCCTCGGGGGACGCGCTGAGCGATCTGCCCAGAG ttgctttcttGTCAAAGCCTCAAGGCCCAGTCACTCCCAAGAAGAAGGGGAAtgggaataaaagaagaaaaggaaaaggcttgGGGAAGAAGAGAGACCCGTGTCTGCGGAAGTACAAGGATTTCTGCATTCATGGTGAATGCAAGTACATCAGAGAGCTGGGTGCTCCATCCTGCAT ATGCCAGCCAGGATATCACGGAGAGCGATGTCATGGCCTCTTGCTGCCTGTAGAACATCCCCTGAGCACGTATGATCACACCACAGCACTTGCTGTTGTTGCCGTGGTCCTGTCCTCGCTGTGCCTAATCATCATCACAGCCTTGCTGATGTTCAG GTGTCACAAGAGGGGTGTCTACGatgtagaaaatgaagaaaaaataaagctgggCATCACTGTGAATCACTGA
- the SLC4A9 gene encoding LOW QUALITY PROTEIN: anion exchange protein 4 (The sequence of the model RefSeq protein was modified relative to this genomic sequence to represent the inferred CDS: inserted 1 base in 1 codon) produces the protein MRAKAPGTAGTAPAAQCRQGNSATGSSELLHTMISHSIFSSSTSSAAERISAILQQEEPGDRKSPLLFVQLNELLSTAAGLAWRETARWIKFEEKVEDGGERWSKPHVPALRLHSLFELRTCLQEGTVLLDLGAHSFKEIIEKAVSAQPEVWEPELQDCLADVLLRQPLHRPTMAPLRVLTELSLTPCRGKAKSCPEPTTQVSETPLKEQLRNRFKKKLLPGAEVASVLVGEVDFLKKPFPVFIRLREAVTLGSLTEVAFPSRFLFILLGPQAKAKAYYEIGRAMATLLTDELFQRIAWQAKHQEDLIAGLDEFLDELAVLPPGKWDPSDRIPPPRCLSSPDKRISMHLREWKSRCNGNTTAAKDRPSPAHLHTSEELERTGRLFGGLIRDIRRKARWYRSDFSDAMHIQCLSAVLYIYLATITNAITFGGMLGDATANMQGVLESFLGTAFTGSIFCLFSGQPLTILSSTGPVLVFERLLFSFSEDYGLDYLEFRLWIGLWVAFFGLALVATEASHLVQYFTRFTEEGFCALISLIFIYDSLKKMLSLAEAFPINWHYRADDVTLYSCTCNLSGPGNASASNSTLSPPSTALQQPSAALAALSRAQCLSRGGHLLGTSCQYVPDIALLSFLLFGGTFLCCTTLKRFKSSRYFPTGLRKLVSDFSIILTILVFCAIDAALGLETPKLLVPSELKPTNPMRGWIIFPFGANPWWICLVSVVPAILVTILIFMDQQITAVIVNRKEHKLKKGAGFHLDFLCVSLLMIVTSVMGLPWYVSATVISLAHMESLRKESTASAPGEQPEFLGIREQRLTGLVVFILTGVSVFLAPILKYIPMPVLYGVFLHMGVVALNSIQFTDRVRLLLMPAKHQPDHLYLRHVPLCRVHLFTFIQLLCLAVLWVIKSTAAAIVFPVMLLALVGIRKALECIFSLHDLSWLDNIMPAAGSKEAEGKLQRKQEEQESYADEEVGDILGAVLVCSCPQGLHGAGAAPDWGTQQEQPKAPVQGAKSRWNGTRXVVLAPGEQLWEQGQQQSRAEGSAHRSDSRLQAEQLQGWMQRARLLQGHQEHGQHQPRFSRSVS, from the exons ATGAGAGCCAAAGCACCTGGGACAGCAGGCACGGCTCCAGCTGCGCAGTGCAGGCAGGGCAACTCTGCAACcggcagctctgagctcctgcaCACAATGATCAGCCATAGCATCTTCTCATCGAGTACCTCCTCAGCAGCTGAGCGCATCAGTGCTatcctgcagcaggaagagcCGGGGGACCGAAAGTCCCCACTGCTGTTCGTCCAGCTCAATGAGTTGCTCAGCACCGCAGCAGGCCTGGCATGGAGAGAGACAGCTAG GTGGATTAAATTTGAAGAGAAGGTGGAAGATGGAGGGGAGCGCTGGAGCAAACCCCACGTTCCAGCACTCCGCCTGCACAGCCTCTTTGAGCTGAGGACATGCCTGCAGGAGGGGACGGTGCTGCTGGATCTGGGTGCCCACAGCTTCAAGGAAATAATCG AAAAAGCAGTCTCTGCTCAGCCTGAGGTATGGGAGCCCGAGCTGCAGGACTGCCTGGCAGATGTGCTGCTGCGCCAGCCGCTGCACCGACCCACCATGGCCCCGCTGCGTGTGCTCACAGAGCTCAGCCTTACTCCTTGCAGAG ggAAGGCCAAATCCTGTCCTGAGCCCACAACCCAGGTCTCAGAAACACCTCTCAAGGAGCAG ctGAGAAACCGATTTAAGAAGAAGCTCCTGCCAGGGGCTGAAGTAGCCAGTGTTCTTGTTGGGGAAGTCGACTTCCTGAAGAAGCCATTTCCTGTCTTCATTCGCTTAAGAGAGGCAGTGACCCTTGGCTCGCTGACTGAAGTTGCCTTCCCCAGCAG GTTTCTTTTCATTCTACTGGGTCCCCAAGCCAAAGCGAAAGCCTACTACGAGATTGGAAGGGCTATGGCCACACTGCTGACAGATGAG CTCTTCCAAAGGATTGCCTGGCAGGCTAAGCACCAAGAAGACCTCATTGCAGGGCTTGACGAGTTTCTGGATGAACTGGCTGTGCTTCCTCCTGGAAAATGGGACCCCAGTGACCGAATTCCTCCTCCACGCTGCCTGTCGTCCCCAGACAAGAG GATCTCCATGCACCTGCGGGAGTGGAAATCTCGCTGCAATGGGAACACAACTGCTGCCAAGGACAGGCCTAGCCCAGCCCACCTGCATACCAGTGAGGAGTTGGAGAGGACAGGAAG GCTCTTTGGGGGGCTGATCCGAGACATCCGAAGGAAGGCGCGTTGGTATCGCAGTGATTTCTCTGATGCTATGCACATCCAGTGCCTCTCAGCAGTTCTCTACATCTACCTGGCAACGATCACCAATGCCATCACCTTTGGGGGCATGCTGGGGGATGCAACGGCTAACATGCAG GGTGTGCTGGAGAGCTTCCTGGGCACCGCCTTCACTGGCTCCatcttctgcctcttctctgGCCAACCCCTGACcatcctgagcagcacaggccCAGTTCTGGTCTTTGAGcgtctcctcttctccttcagcGA GGACTATGGTCTGGACTACCTGGAGTTTCGCCTTTGGATTGGGCTCTGGGTGGCCTTTTTTGGCTTGGCTTTGGTGGCCACTGAAGCAAGTCACCTGGTGCAGTACTTCACCCGCTTCACTGAGGAAGGCTTCTGTGCCCTCATAAGCCTCATCTTCATCTATGACTCTCTAAAGAAGATGCTGAGCCTGGCAGAAGCCTTCCCCATCAACTGGCACTACCGGGCTGATGATGTGACCTTGTACAGCTGCACCTGCAACTTGTCTGGCCCAG GTAACGCCTCAGCAAGCAACAGTACGCTGTCTCCTCCATctacagccctgcagcag CCTTCTGCAGCCTTGGCCGCACTGAGCAGGGCCCAGTGCCTGAGCCGAGGAGGCCACCTCCTGGGGACCAGCTGCCAGTATGTGCCTGACATTGCCCTTCTGTCCTTCCTCCTCTTTGGAGGCACCTTCCTCTGCTGCACCACGCTCAAGCGCTTCAAGAGCAGCCGCTACTTCCCCACGGGG CTTCGGAAGCTGGTGAGTGACTTCTCCATCATCCTGACTATCCTCGTCTTCTGTGCCATCGATGCAGCCCTTGGCCTGGAGACCCCCAAGCTCCTGGTTCCCAGCGAGCTGAAG ccCACAAATCCCATGAGGGGCTGGATCATCTTCCCCTTTGGAGCCAACCCCTGGTGGATCTGCCTGGTATCTGTGGTGCCTGCCATTCTCGTTACCATCCTCATTTTCATGGACCAGCAGATCACAGCTGTCATTGTAAACAGGAAGGAGCACAAGCTGAAG AAAGGGGCAGGCTTTCACCTGGACTTCCTTTGTGTCTCACTCCTGATGATCGTCACCTCCGTGATGGGCCTCCCTTGGTATGTGTCGGCCACTGTCATCTCCCTGGCACACATGGAGAGCCTCAGGAAGGAGAGCACCGCCTCAGCTCCAGGAGAGCAGCCCGAGTTCCTGGGCATCAG ggagcagaggctgaccGGCCTGGTGGTCTTCATCCTGACTGGAGTCTCTGTCTTCCTGGCACCCATTCTCAAG TATATCCCGATGCCGGTGCTGTATGGGGTCTTTCTGCACATGGGAGTGGTGGCTCTGAACAGCATCCAG TTCACAGACCGAGTGCGGCTGCTTCTGATGCCTGCAAAGCACCAGCCAGATCACCTCTATCTCCGCCATGTGCCACTGTGCCGGGTGCATCTCTTCACTTTCAtccagctgctgtgcctggctgtgctctggGTCATCAAGTCCACTGCAGCTGCCATTGTTTTCCCAGTGATG CTGCTGGCCCTGGTGGGGATCCGGAAGGCGCTTGAGTGCATCTTTTCCCTGCATGACCTGAGCTGGCTGGACAACATTATGCCTGCAGCAGGCAGtaaggaagcagaagggaaactgcaaaggaagcaggaggagcaggaaagcTACGCTGATGAAGAGGTGGGTGATATCCTGGGAGCTGTGCTCGTTTGCAGCTGTCCCCAAGGACTCCACGGTGCAGGGGCTGCACCCGACTGGGGTACGCA GCAGGAACAGCCAAAAGCCCCAGTGCAAGGTGCCAAATCCAGATGGAATGGCACCA CCGTGGTTCTTGCACCTggggagcagctgtgggagcagggacagcagcagagccGGGCCGAGGGCTCGGCACACCGCAGTGATTCCcggctgcaggctgagcagctgcagggctggatgcagcGGGCTCGGCTGCTGCAGGGCCACCAGGAGCACGGCCAGCATCAGCCCCGCTTCTCCCGCAGTGTGAGCTGA